The following are encoded in a window of Chitinispirillum alkaliphilum genomic DNA:
- a CDS encoding Sodium/glutamate symporter translates to MDLLIAFSWLGVALIAGKLLRKAFPFFKKLFIPSSILGGLLLLLFGPEVFGALSGIEVFSEEALGIWGSIPGFMINIVFAALFLGKSLPKISQIWQKAGPQVAFSHTVAWGQYVVGLGITALVLIPFFAVEPMFGTLIEIGFIGGHGTAAGLGETFAELGWPQGQDLALGVATLGVVLGIVTGIILVNWGVKRKHTTILNSSEQTAADIVQAQEAHESVENDLINRGQADEPAPKVVQIESIEPLTFHLAYIGAAIGIGALILGALTWLEKQFLIPLGAPVLLGHVPLFPIAMIGGIIVEKLHHVFFKGGLDRVMVMRIQGSALDLLIVSALASLAISAIAQAWLPLLILVLAGIAWTVAAFMFIAPKMMRSHWFERAIGDFGQSLGVTATGLLLMRIVDPNNDTPAFESFGYKQLLFEPLVGGGLFTAVSAPLVFTFGLYPMLIITSVIMVFWLLLGLKLGKKGKVKSNPQQNEPVSEMVGNKEHSYS, encoded by the coding sequence ATGGATCTTCTGATTGCATTTTCCTGGCTTGGAGTGGCTTTGATTGCAGGGAAACTTCTGCGAAAAGCGTTCCCGTTTTTCAAAAAACTGTTTATTCCCAGTTCTATTCTGGGCGGTTTGCTGCTTTTACTTTTCGGTCCCGAAGTGTTTGGGGCACTTAGCGGTATAGAGGTCTTCTCAGAGGAGGCTCTGGGTATTTGGGGATCTATTCCCGGTTTTATGATAAATATTGTATTTGCGGCACTGTTTTTGGGAAAAAGCCTGCCGAAAATTTCTCAGATTTGGCAGAAAGCTGGACCCCAGGTCGCTTTCAGTCATACGGTTGCCTGGGGGCAGTATGTGGTTGGTCTTGGGATCACAGCATTAGTTTTGATCCCGTTTTTTGCTGTAGAGCCTATGTTTGGCACACTTATTGAAATCGGTTTTATCGGCGGACATGGAACCGCTGCTGGGTTGGGAGAGACTTTTGCAGAACTGGGATGGCCACAGGGGCAGGATCTTGCGCTGGGAGTGGCTACTTTAGGGGTTGTTCTGGGTATTGTAACCGGTATTATACTGGTGAACTGGGGTGTTAAAAGAAAGCATACTACTATACTGAACAGCAGCGAGCAGACTGCTGCGGATATAGTCCAGGCACAGGAGGCACACGAGAGTGTGGAAAACGATCTGATCAACAGGGGACAGGCCGATGAGCCTGCGCCAAAAGTGGTGCAAATTGAATCAATCGAACCTCTTACTTTTCACCTTGCCTATATCGGTGCCGCAATTGGGATCGGAGCGCTGATCCTGGGAGCTCTTACGTGGCTCGAAAAGCAGTTCCTGATCCCTCTGGGAGCCCCGGTTCTTCTGGGTCATGTGCCACTTTTTCCCATAGCGATGATTGGGGGCATAATCGTAGAAAAACTTCACCACGTATTTTTCAAGGGAGGGCTTGACAGGGTGATGGTTATGAGGATACAGGGTTCTGCACTCGATCTGCTAATTGTCTCTGCTTTGGCCAGTCTGGCAATAAGTGCCATTGCACAAGCGTGGCTTCCCCTGCTTATTCTGGTCCTTGCCGGTATAGCCTGGACTGTTGCTGCTTTTATGTTTATCGCACCGAAAATGATGCGCTCCCATTGGTTTGAACGTGCAATAGGGGATTTCGGTCAGTCACTTGGAGTGACTGCCACAGGACTGCTGTTAATGCGAATTGTAGATCCAAATAACGATACTCCCGCATTTGAGTCTTTTGGCTACAAACAGCTTCTGTTTGAACCGCTGGTTGGAGGTGGACTCTTTACAGCTGTATCGGCACCTCTGGTTTTCACTTTTGGACTGTATCCAATGCTTATTATTACCTCTGTGATTATGGTTTTCTGGCTTCTTCTCGGGTTGAAACTGGGTAAAAAGGGGAAAGTAAAAAGCAATCCGCAACAAAATGAGCCTGTATCAGAAATGGTTGGGAATAAGGAACACAGCTATTCGTAA